Proteins found in one Kwoniella bestiolae CBS 10118 chromosome 1, complete sequence genomic segment:
- a CDS encoding actin-like protein ARP6, producing MTTPPIVILDNGAYSIKAGISGIDWEPRIFPNSIARSRTDKKVYVSDEIDDCRDLSGIVYRRPFERGMLVNWDAEKIIWDRVFSPQGLNVNPSESSLLVTEPYFNLPNIAETYDQMVFEEWEFQSYFRCTPAALIPYGGLFEDESGIPPECMIVVDVGYSFTHVIPLRDGQIVWEHVKRIDVGGKLLTNHLKHLISFRQWNMIDQTHVVNDVREACGYVSMDWKRDLELCKQSVKKNPIVQEYVLPDFSSRSTSRSGYIRSGPNANPPADAQDNKTNGHSKRAEEDEEQILIMGNERFAGPEMLFNPSDIGLKQSGLPETIAHVISMMPEELRGMYWAHIGIFGGLGNIEALGERLERDLQALCPVDYEIGIYEAFDPASPPYVAATTLTTSEIYLSTYPITRAEYLEHGSSICRRRFGGPAYNVNPPGFTSGEISGEIDEDERERRYAMGLESIKGRGGKKRKEEEEVISGNWGGRRRRAGGVL from the exons ATGACGACCCCGCCTATAGTGATACTGGATAATGGGGCGTATAGTATCAAAGCTGGTATCAGTGGGATAGACTGGGAGCCTAG AATCTTTCCAAACTCTATAGCTCGTTCAAGAACGGACAAGAAGGTGTACGTCAGCgacgagattgatgattgtcGGGATTTATCCGGTATAGTCTACAGAAGACCATTTGAACGT GGGATGTTGGTGAATTGGGACGCGGAGAAGATCATTTGGGATAGGGTGTTCTCACCGCAAGGACTGAAT GTGAACCCTTCCGAGTCGAGCTTACTGGTGACGGAACCGTACTTCAATCTGCCGAATATAGCGGAGACGTACGATCAGATGGTATTTGAGGAATGGGAGTTTCAGAGTTATTTTAGATGTACTC CTGCTGCATTGATACCTTACGGAGGACTATTCGAGGACGAGTCGGGCATTCCACCGGAATGTATGATCGTTGTGGATGTTGGGTATTCTTTTACTCATGTGATACCGCTGAGAGATGGTCAGATAGTCTGGGAACATGTTAAGAG AATCGATGTGGGAGGTAAACTCCTCACGAACCACTTGAAACACCTCATATCGTTCCGACAGTGGAATATGATTGATCAGACGCATGTGGTGAATGATGTGAGGGAAGCCTGTGGATATGTTAGTAtggattggaagagggatctggAGCTGTGCAA GCAGAGCGTGAAGAAGAACCCGATAGTACAAGAATACGTCTTACCCGATTTCTCATCCCGCTCGACCTCTCGCTCGGGCTACATACGCTCTGGCCCCAATGCGAACCCTCCTGCTGATGCTCAGGATAACAAAACCAACGGACATAGTAAGAgagctgaggaggatgaagagcagATATTGATCATGGGGAATGAGAGGTTTGCTGGACCTGAAATGCTATTCAACCCTTCTGATATTG GATTGAAGCAATCCGGATTACCTGAAACGATCGCACATGTCATATCGATGATGCCTGAAGAGCTAAGGGGGATGTACTGGGCTCACATTGGTATTTTCGGTGGTTTAGGGAACATAGAAGCGTTGGGCGAAAGATT AGAAAGAGATTTACAGGCGTTATGTCCTGTCGACTATGAGATAGGGATATATGAGGCATTCGA TCCGGCCTCACCACCATACGTAGCAGCTACGACCTTGACTACCTCAGAGATATACCTATCAACCTACCCAATCACCCGAGCAGAGTATCTGGAACACGGCTCGTCGATCTGTAGAAGACGGTTCGGTGGTCCCGCGTATAATGTCAACCCACCCGGCTTCACTAGTGGAGAGATCTCAGGAGAgattgacgaagatgagagggagagacgATATGCGATGGGATTGGAGAGTATAAAGGGGCgaggggggaagaagaggaaggaggaagaggaggtaatCAGTGGGAATTGGGGTGGAAGGAGGCGGAGAGCGGGAGGGGTGTTGTAG